A stretch of Rhododendron vialii isolate Sample 1 chromosome 4a, ASM3025357v1 DNA encodes these proteins:
- the LOC131323831 gene encoding uncharacterized protein LOC131323831, translated as MTENVEQLSLLYIQEIVHLHGVPISIVSDKDPRFVSHFWRGLQKALGTDVRLSTAFHPQSDGQTERTIQTLEDMLRACALDFSRNWEQHLPLVEFAYNNSYHAIGDHVFLKIRPKKGVIRFGKKGKLSPCYIEPSDIVEKIGKVAYCLALPPQLDRVHNVFHVSMLRKYLALPTHVFNWEDISIEEDVTYEEEPIEIQD; from the exons ATGACAGAAAACGTGGAACAGCTGAGCCTGCTGTACATTCAAGAGATTGTACATTTACATGGAGTACCTATCTCGATAGTATCTGACAAAGATCCACGTTTCGTATCACACTTTTGGAGAGGATTGCAGAAGGCATTAGGAACAGACGTGAGGCTTAGCACGGCCTTCCACCCCCAGTCAGATGGACAAACGGAGAGAACAATACAGACACTAGAGGACATGCTGAGAGCCTGTGCCTTGGATTTTTCTAGAAACTGGGAGCAGCACTTACCATTGGTAgagtttgcctacaacaacagctaccaTGCAA TaggagatcatgtattcctgaAAATCAGACCGAAGAAAGGAGTTATcagatttgggaaaaagggaaagttgtCCCCATGCTACATTGAACCTTCCGACATCGTGGAGAAAATCGGAAAGGTTGCGTATTGTCTAGCACTACCACCACAGCTAGATAGAGTACATAACGTATTCCACGTTTCAATGCTTCGCAAGTATCTCGCGTTGCCCACACATGTCTTCAACTGGGAAGACATCTCCATTGAAGAAGACGTGACATACGAAGAAGAACCAATAGAGATTCAAGACTGA